A window from Anaeromusa acidaminophila DSM 3853 encodes these proteins:
- a CDS encoding AAA family ATPase, translated as MNKELVMNFKKGELVRNGLYAGDRFPQHSKESSSTEMTLSWLGGKVAEAVITAKAQPITEGLLIIDEGGTAQVKVLMAGEKIRQVQSLEPMPGVWPLAGFIMANSVQDEDEMARLIKTPKNAANFLKAADLVRIRLEAILEVVSDSMFITTKGIAMEAQIATKEEPEPQEAICEPLAAPAAAAMVSPVGTSPFSKVERTGVIKRITGWLSLANVRNMFLFGPQGTGKSTAAKVAAVDAGYLPEEIFTDNLYEGIQADHFMGGYVPLENGGFAWKEGSLVRAIKQAQATKAVFIMEEVNFLKAGVAGVLHEALMPVGGSITLENGEVLAFPETFKVIATANPEFSGTKEMNQAFLDRFQRLFDIKEMPKEVLIKRFREKINGLADPDSLTEKCFEIYESIRKKAVDEDRGVLVGPRKFLDWADEIALTKNIEEAAKVTIIPYAAALATRPDEQFASEIMEHIIKIKRAII; from the coding sequence ATGAATAAGGAATTGGTGATGAACTTTAAAAAAGGTGAGTTGGTACGAAACGGTCTATATGCGGGTGATCGATTTCCTCAACACAGTAAAGAAAGTTCGTCAACAGAGATGACTCTCTCCTGGTTAGGAGGGAAAGTAGCGGAAGCTGTAATAACTGCAAAAGCGCAGCCTATTACAGAAGGACTACTGATTATTGATGAAGGTGGTACGGCTCAGGTAAAAGTGCTTATGGCTGGTGAAAAAATCCGGCAAGTACAAAGCCTTGAACCAATGCCGGGCGTATGGCCACTGGCAGGTTTTATCATGGCAAATTCCGTTCAAGATGAAGATGAAATGGCAAGATTGATTAAAACACCCAAAAACGCTGCCAATTTTTTAAAGGCAGCCGATCTTGTTCGAATCCGTCTTGAAGCTATTCTTGAGGTGGTAAGTGATTCTATGTTTATTACCACTAAAGGGATTGCCATGGAAGCACAAATTGCCACCAAAGAAGAACCAGAGCCCCAAGAAGCTATTTGTGAGCCTTTGGCTGCGCCGGCTGCTGCCGCAATGGTTAGCCCGGTGGGTACTTCCCCTTTTAGTAAAGTGGAACGTACCGGCGTGATCAAACGGATTACTGGCTGGTTATCGCTCGCTAATGTTCGCAATATGTTTCTTTTCGGGCCCCAGGGTACTGGAAAATCGACAGCTGCTAAAGTGGCAGCGGTTGATGCAGGTTATCTGCCAGAAGAAATTTTCACAGATAACTTGTATGAAGGCATTCAGGCAGACCATTTTATGGGCGGCTACGTGCCTTTAGAAAATGGTGGTTTTGCTTGGAAAGAGGGAAGCCTGGTAAGAGCGATTAAACAAGCTCAAGCAACAAAGGCAGTATTCATTATGGAAGAGGTAAACTTTCTTAAAGCCGGCGTAGCAGGTGTTTTGCATGAAGCACTAATGCCAGTTGGAGGAAGTATTACTTTGGAAAATGGTGAAGTGTTAGCTTTCCCTGAAACATTCAAAGTAATTGCAACCGCAAACCCGGAATTCTCAGGAACTAAAGAAATGAATCAGGCCTTCTTGGATCGCTTTCAACGGCTTTTCGATATTAAGGAAATGCCAAAGGAAGTGCTTATCAAGCGGTTTAGAGAAAAAATCAATGGATTAGCAGACCCTGATTCACTCACTGAAAAATGCTTTGAGATCTACGAATCCATCAGAAAAAAAGCGGTAGATGAGGATCGTGGAGTCTTGGTTGGGCCTAGAAAGTTTTTGGATTGGGCAGACGAAATTGCTCTTACCAAAAACATTGAGGAAGCTGCTAAAGTCACGATTATTCCCTACGCAGCTGCTCTTGCTACTAGACCTGACGAGCAATTTGCTTCAGAAATTATGGAGCACATAATCAAAATTAAGCGTGCAATTATTTAG
- a CDS encoding cobaltochelatase CobT-related protein: MINDAFFKSSETLEMLQRAINIWSEGKIKTIISSNSTAFTDGKVVAVTFHDEWIEQLPEEMQLKAGLRHMFAQVAHELGHVFWSDFSFLDKLTAFQKHVFNIIEDAAIENGLSYCKWPGLGRFVQWRKNELFQLSQPDHDQAKINVVMNFFANQVMLGTSKGDPALYLSEEELDVFQKVMELAIKARELPKCKDRLDAALEIAEIIQATFTTKEFSQSSSSFPNENQQNNQEDSEEKEDIPQKTAEENSEQGNEPDTEQPGNEPEKEEASEERTGMNSGDELDPSDTEATEEAVAEEEEFLEDFIKKVEKEMKMRTESVPVSQAPTSWGIHQGIHCNLIEIKSRNITEYNRVVESKKGLIVSTSKDLKNSIRQQRDEWMNVNTGAKLNLKQVARGQRKELFAKALDFSDDLDVAVTLLLDMSGSMWGSRIQFAKEAAVVLAECFRRAEIPISIIGHSAPDGRSAINLVLYKSFRKNYLSDYANVARVSEDADGCNRDGCALRWVNDYISQNSPSEQNILVVLSDGSPNHLDAFGTRYNSTADVRYQSTALSKESNIQVIGVGLDDAGIESVKACYQQNLLVKDVGTLTRKLVNLMKNYFPAQ, from the coding sequence ATGATAAACGATGCTTTTTTCAAGTCTTCTGAAACACTGGAAATGCTTCAACGGGCCATTAACATTTGGTCCGAAGGCAAAATCAAAACGATTATTTCTAGTAATTCCACTGCGTTTACTGATGGAAAGGTTGTAGCAGTTACATTCCATGATGAATGGATTGAACAACTTCCTGAAGAAATGCAACTCAAAGCAGGCTTGCGTCATATGTTTGCGCAGGTTGCTCATGAGTTAGGACATGTGTTTTGGTCAGATTTTTCATTCCTAGATAAGCTGACTGCTTTTCAAAAACACGTTTTCAATATTATTGAAGACGCTGCTATTGAGAACGGCTTATCTTATTGTAAATGGCCAGGCCTTGGACGGTTCGTTCAATGGAGAAAAAACGAATTGTTCCAACTAAGCCAACCAGACCATGATCAAGCAAAAATTAATGTCGTGATGAACTTCTTTGCAAATCAAGTAATGTTAGGAACCTCAAAAGGTGATCCTGCATTATATTTGAGCGAAGAAGAATTGGATGTATTCCAAAAAGTCATGGAGTTGGCCATTAAGGCCAGAGAATTACCCAAATGTAAGGACCGGTTAGACGCAGCATTAGAAATTGCAGAAATCATACAAGCCACGTTTACTACAAAAGAATTTTCGCAATCCTCCTCTTCTTTCCCGAATGAGAATCAACAAAATAATCAAGAAGATAGTGAGGAGAAAGAGGATATTCCTCAAAAAACTGCAGAAGAAAATTCCGAGCAGGGAAATGAACCTGACACAGAACAGCCGGGCAATGAGCCAGAAAAGGAAGAAGCCTCTGAAGAACGAACCGGCATGAACTCTGGCGATGAGCTTGATCCGTCCGATACGGAAGCGACCGAAGAAGCGGTTGCTGAAGAAGAAGAGTTTCTTGAAGACTTTATAAAAAAAGTCGAAAAAGAGATGAAAATGCGAACCGAATCGGTACCGGTTTCTCAGGCGCCAACAAGTTGGGGAATTCATCAGGGAATTCATTGCAATCTAATTGAAATCAAAAGCCGCAATATTACAGAATATAATCGGGTCGTAGAAAGCAAGAAGGGGTTAATCGTGTCCACCTCAAAGGATTTAAAAAATTCCATTCGTCAACAAAGAGATGAGTGGATGAATGTAAATACCGGGGCAAAATTAAACCTTAAACAAGTAGCTCGAGGACAACGAAAAGAGTTATTTGCTAAAGCACTCGATTTTTCAGATGATTTAGATGTTGCGGTTACGCTGTTACTGGACATGTCAGGATCTATGTGGGGGAGTAGAATTCAATTTGCCAAAGAAGCTGCGGTCGTCTTAGCAGAATGCTTTCGTCGAGCAGAAATACCAATATCGATTATTGGTCATTCCGCGCCCGATGGGAGATCAGCTATTAATCTCGTTCTGTATAAATCGTTTCGGAAAAATTACCTTTCGGACTATGCGAATGTAGCACGAGTGTCCGAAGATGCAGATGGATGCAATAGGGATGGATGCGCGTTGCGTTGGGTTAACGATTATATTAGCCAAAACTCTCCCAGCGAACAAAATATCCTTGTTGTTTTGTCTGACGGAAGTCCCAATCATTTAGATGCGTTTGGTACAAGATACAACTCGACTGCCGATGTACGATACCAAAGTACAGCTCTTTCCAAAGAAAGTAACATTCAGGTCATTGGAGTGGGGTTGGATGATGCTGGTATTGAATCGGTGAAAGCTTGTTATCAACAGAATCTCTTAGTAAAAGATGTTGGGACATTAACCAGGAAATTGGTCAATCTGATGAAAAATTACTTTCCAGCACAATAG